The proteins below come from a single Mycobacteriales bacterium genomic window:
- a CDS encoding UPF0489 family protein: MQRVLDVDLDFFVEPPVHWPQWDDRCPEEGRHVLRLEEALAFMRTRCLLNGPLPGGVAEAHDEVFWLWRDAIGSGALEPPFHVTHLDAHADLGLGDSGWVYLMTDLLRRDVADRAEPRTGHGALNEGNFLLYALACRWLDSLEYVYGPGGGGDELVYALRDFDREADEVQLKAISSEAAKRPLDFRGWDVLHLEPGVPYRRHEADKYQAGTGFDLIFLTRSPLYTPASADALFDAIRTEFITC; this comes from the coding sequence GTGCAGCGAGTCCTCGACGTCGACCTCGACTTCTTCGTCGAGCCACCCGTGCACTGGCCGCAGTGGGACGACCGGTGCCCGGAGGAGGGCCGCCACGTTTTGCGCCTGGAGGAAGCGCTTGCGTTCATGCGGACCCGGTGTCTGCTGAACGGCCCCCTTCCCGGCGGAGTCGCCGAGGCGCACGACGAGGTGTTCTGGCTCTGGAGAGACGCCATCGGCAGCGGCGCACTCGAGCCGCCGTTCCACGTCACGCACCTCGATGCCCACGCTGACCTTGGCCTCGGGGACAGCGGTTGGGTGTACCTGATGACCGACCTTCTGCGCCGCGACGTCGCTGACCGCGCGGAGCCGAGAACCGGCCATGGTGCGCTCAACGAAGGAAACTTCCTGCTCTACGCCCTCGCATGCCGGTGGCTCGACAGCCTTGAGTACGTCTACGGTCCCGGCGGCGGCGGTGACGAACTGGTCTATGCGCTGCGCGACTTCGACCGGGAGGCGGATGAGGTCCAACTCAAAGCCATTTCGAGCGAAGCCGCGAAGCGTCCCCTCGACTTTCGCGGATGGGATGTCCTGCACCTGGAACCTGGCGTGCCGTACCGCCGCCACGAAGCCGACAAGTACCAGGCAGGCACCGGCTTCGACCTCATCTTCCTGACCCGGTCGCCGCTGTACACGCCCGCGTCGGCCGACGCGCTCTTCGACGCGATCCGCACCGAGTTCATCACCTGCTGA